One segment of Rosa chinensis cultivar Old Blush chromosome 6, RchiOBHm-V2, whole genome shotgun sequence DNA contains the following:
- the LOC112170060 gene encoding protein RESISTANCE TO PHYTOPHTHORA 1, chloroplastic produces the protein MNTLTSTSLCNYQVSRFPSNISNQRNISPFNTSFPTKICFKVYANANANELEAEQKQELEAQPKEATKPSTISATAPLDKDLKKVVQKTAATFAPRASTASKNPAVPGSVLYTVFEVQAYACMLLGGVLSYNLIFPSNEPDLWRLMGMWSIWMFTIPSLRARDCSKNEKEALNYLFLLVPLLNVTIPFFVKSFAVVWSADTVAFFAMYAWKLGWLQRED, from the exons ATGAACACCTTAACTTCAACATCCCTCTGCAATTATCAAGTTTCAAGATTTCCTTCTAACATTTCAAACCAGAGAAACATATCACCCTTTAATACTTCATTTCCTACCAAAATCTGCTTCAAAGTTTATGCCAATGCCAATGCCAATGAGTTAGAAGCTGAACAGAAACAAGAGCTAGAAGCTCAACCAAAGGAAGCAACCAAGCCTTCTACTATATCAGCTACTGCACCACTTGATAAGGACCTCAAAAAG GTTGTTCAGAAGACTGCTGCAACATTTGCACCAAGGGCTTCAACAGCAAGCAAAAACCCGGCAGTGCCTGGTTCCGTCTTGTACACCGTTTTCGAGGTTCAAGCTTATGCCTGCATGCTCTTAGGTGGAGTTCTGTCTTACAATCTCATATTCCCATCAAATGAACCAGACCTTTGGAGATTAATGGGAATGTGGTCCATTTGGATGTTTA CAATTCCTTCACTGCGTGCCCGAGACTGCTCGAAAAATGAGAAGGAAGCTCTGAACTATCTTTTTCTCCTTGTTCCATTACTCAACGTGACAATCCCATTTTTCGTCAAGTCGTTTGCAGTTGTTTGGTCTGCTGATACCGTAGCCTTCTTTGCCATGTATGCGTGGAAG TTGGGGTGGCTACAAAGAGAAGACTAG